Proteins encoded in a region of the Halioglobus maricola genome:
- a CDS encoding ABC1 kinase family protein, which yields MAKKKPTFSTGALRRSLSVSMAGVRAGSALAVDGAVSRLMGKSEDDPQSEFARREAQRFAAELGRLKGTYVKIGQMLALFGEHFLPPVLVDALRDLSDQTEPLHWDALESFVRGSLGERFDELDIDPEAIAAASLAQVHLAQVRATGEWICIKVQYPGLAEMIDSDFDAVIKMLVLARWVKSGRDLDHWMQSLRSHLHNEIDYHREASLTEEMGRLVAGVRTEGVSYKVPELYRDYCTHDVLAMEFIEGSSVIDDEVAGLSQQRRNALGKAMLELFFYELYDWGMLQTDPNFGNYLLRLDDRRKREAADELALLDFGSVLDCSDEFLFHLRHTIAASQRQDVPAIVEGLIGLGCLTPDASEEGRQMFADFCLNLLEPLRPAHALPPEHLNEAGEYCWGTSRLMRRAGKQAAASTTSRHFTAPSRDFALIARKLTGVFNFISVLDAQFNACDMIEAHIAAWQERE from the coding sequence GTGGCGAAAAAGAAGCCCACGTTTTCCACCGGCGCCCTGCGCCGTAGTTTGAGTGTTTCCATGGCCGGCGTGCGCGCTGGCAGTGCCCTTGCCGTCGACGGTGCCGTATCCCGCTTGATGGGCAAGAGTGAGGACGATCCCCAATCCGAATTTGCCCGCCGAGAGGCACAGCGCTTTGCGGCCGAACTCGGCCGGCTCAAGGGCACCTATGTAAAAATCGGCCAGATGCTCGCCTTGTTTGGCGAGCACTTTCTGCCGCCAGTGCTGGTTGATGCGCTACGCGATCTGTCTGATCAGACTGAGCCCCTGCACTGGGACGCGCTGGAGTCGTTTGTGCGCGGTTCTCTCGGTGAACGTTTCGACGAGCTGGATATCGACCCCGAGGCAATTGCCGCGGCTTCGCTCGCTCAGGTGCATCTTGCCCAGGTGCGCGCTACCGGAGAATGGATCTGCATCAAGGTGCAGTACCCGGGGCTGGCTGAGATGATCGACAGCGACTTTGATGCCGTCATCAAGATGTTGGTTCTGGCGCGCTGGGTGAAGTCCGGCCGCGACCTCGATCACTGGATGCAGTCGCTGCGCTCTCATCTGCACAATGAAATTGACTATCACCGAGAGGCGTCCCTGACAGAGGAGATGGGCAGGCTCGTTGCAGGTGTCAGGACTGAAGGAGTGAGCTATAAAGTACCTGAGCTGTATCGCGACTACTGTACCCACGATGTGCTGGCGATGGAGTTTATCGAGGGGTCGTCAGTCATTGACGACGAGGTTGCTGGCCTGTCGCAGCAGCGTCGCAATGCACTTGGCAAGGCAATGCTGGAACTGTTTTTCTATGAACTGTACGACTGGGGCATGCTGCAGACCGACCCGAATTTCGGCAACTATCTGCTAAGGCTGGATGATCGGCGCAAGCGCGAAGCGGCAGACGAGCTTGCCTTGCTGGACTTCGGCTCCGTGCTCGATTGCTCCGATGAATTCCTGTTTCACCTGAGGCACACCATTGCCGCGAGCCAGCGCCAGGACGTGCCGGCGATAGTGGAGGGGCTGATTGGCCTGGGCTGCCTGACCCCGGATGCCAGTGAAGAGGGCCGACAGATGTTTGCTGATTTCTGTCTCAATCTGCTGGAACCGTTGCGTCCGGCGCATGCCTTGCCGCCTGAGCACCTCAATGAGGCGGGCGAATACTGCTGGGGTACGTCCCGGCTGATGCGGCGGGCGGGCAAGCAGGCCGCGGCATCCACGACAAGCCGGCACTTTACTGCGCCCTCGCGTGATTTTGCACTGATCGCCCGCAAGCTTACCGGCGTATTTAACTTTATCTCCGTACTGGATGCCCAGTTCAATGCCTGTGACATGATCGAAGCACATATCGCCGCCTGGCAGGAGCGCGAATAG
- a CDS encoding sodium:solute symporter family protein, which translates to MPETVLAPIDWLIIAAMLSFSLLVGFMVRDSASEGGVEGFFTAGRRMKWWLLGTSIVATTFASDTPLAITGWIAQYGIAGNWFWWGGVLGSVAMTVFFARTWRNSGVVTDVELIELRYGGKPAATLRSVKAFINATLVNCIILGWVFAGMSKISESFMDWRWLLGPGFYDSLAGAYPEVLLFGSFDNTLTIAVLVAVTLAYSALGGMRAVIITDLVQFALAMGMSILLTVLAVSHLGGLDAMWSGLATLYPADGSATSLAGEPYLTHERVRAFAPDFGEGVVGSLGIPFTAFVLTLGVMWWSSGTVDGSGFMAQRLYTAADAGEAEKGALWYSFANFMLRSWPWAIAGVAALVIFPRMDVDQAAQDFSLCVQDEAVCTQEMRQCLDNRYQCAIPEYTLLVREDDATAAAPAFREDRERGYPALIRELLPAGLMGLMLASLMAAFMSTVSTHINWGASYLANDFYARFINRDASAKQLTRVSRLATLVIAAIAVVVASTVKNIGSMWELYGGMMAGLGLPHLMRWLWWRANAWTEIAGMLTGFTLALVNYVSSQQGWLPPGQMSIFPAFMANHAIHVICWISLIAAIASIAATLATPPVDDALLREFTRRIRPMGWWGRFAGNHTPERGFAQSLLYFAMAGLSIYAGMFGVGYLLRLQTAMGVGLLLVCAVSLFIVVRGMARVDAER; encoded by the coding sequence GTGCCTGAGACAGTTCTCGCTCCAATTGACTGGCTAATCATTGCCGCCATGCTCAGCTTTTCGCTGCTGGTAGGCTTCATGGTCAGGGACAGTGCCAGTGAAGGTGGGGTCGAGGGCTTCTTCACTGCCGGCCGGCGGATGAAGTGGTGGTTGCTGGGGACTTCAATTGTCGCGACTACATTCGCTTCTGATACACCGCTTGCGATTACCGGCTGGATTGCCCAGTACGGCATTGCCGGTAACTGGTTCTGGTGGGGCGGAGTGCTGGGCTCGGTGGCGATGACCGTGTTCTTTGCGCGTACCTGGCGCAACTCGGGCGTGGTGACGGATGTTGAGCTGATCGAACTGCGTTACGGCGGTAAACCAGCCGCTACCCTGCGTTCAGTGAAAGCGTTTATCAACGCTACTCTGGTGAACTGCATTATTCTCGGCTGGGTATTCGCCGGTATGTCGAAGATCTCCGAATCGTTCATGGACTGGCGCTGGCTACTTGGCCCCGGTTTCTACGATTCACTGGCTGGCGCCTATCCGGAGGTGCTGCTGTTTGGCAGCTTCGATAATACACTCACTATCGCCGTGCTGGTCGCGGTTACCCTGGCCTACTCGGCGCTCGGTGGTATGCGTGCCGTGATCATTACCGACTTGGTGCAATTTGCGTTGGCCATGGGCATGTCCATTCTGCTCACCGTTTTGGCGGTGAGCCACCTTGGCGGCCTGGACGCCATGTGGAGCGGGCTCGCCACGCTCTATCCGGCGGATGGTTCTGCGACCAGTCTTGCGGGCGAGCCCTACCTCACCCACGAGCGGGTGCGAGCTTTTGCGCCGGACTTTGGGGAGGGTGTGGTTGGCTCTCTCGGCATACCTTTTACAGCCTTTGTGCTGACCCTCGGGGTCATGTGGTGGTCCAGCGGGACGGTGGACGGTTCCGGGTTTATGGCCCAGCGCCTGTATACGGCAGCAGATGCGGGAGAAGCGGAGAAGGGCGCGCTCTGGTATAGCTTTGCCAACTTTATGTTGCGCTCCTGGCCCTGGGCCATAGCGGGTGTGGCTGCGCTGGTGATCTTTCCGCGCATGGATGTCGATCAGGCGGCACAGGACTTTAGCCTGTGTGTGCAGGACGAAGCGGTGTGTACCCAGGAGATGAGGCAGTGCCTCGACAACCGCTATCAATGTGCCATCCCCGAATACACCCTGTTAGTGCGAGAGGACGATGCCACCGCTGCTGCACCGGCGTTTCGTGAAGACCGCGAGCGCGGCTATCCGGCGCTGATTCGCGAGTTATTGCCGGCGGGATTGATGGGCCTGATGCTCGCTTCCCTGATGGCGGCGTTTATGTCCACCGTGTCTACCCATATCAACTGGGGGGCGTCCTATCTCGCCAACGACTTCTACGCCCGCTTTATCAATCGCGATGCTTCGGCAAAGCAGTTGACGAGAGTGAGCCGCCTGGCGACGCTTGTGATTGCAGCCATTGCCGTGGTGGTTGCGAGTACGGTCAAAAATATTGGCTCCATGTGGGAGCTGTACGGCGGCATGATGGCAGGCCTGGGCTTGCCTCACTTGATGCGCTGGCTGTGGTGGCGCGCCAATGCCTGGACCGAAATCGCGGGCATGCTCACCGGCTTTACCCTGGCCCTGGTGAACTACGTATCCAGTCAGCAGGGCTGGTTGCCGCCGGGGCAGATGTCGATCTTCCCTGCGTTTATGGCAAACCATGCGATTCATGTTATCTGCTGGATTTCCCTGATCGCTGCCATCGCTTCGATCGCGGCAACACTTGCCACCCCGCCGGTTGACGACGCACTGCTGCGTGAGTTCACCCGCCGCATTCGGCCTATGGGTTGGTGGGGCCGGTTTGCGGGTAACCATACCCCCGAGCGAGGGTTCGCCCAGTCGCTGCTGTACTTTGCTATGGCAGGCCTTTCTATCTATGCGGGCATGTTCGGGGTGGGGTATTTGCTGCGCCTGCAGACAGCGATGGGTGTAGGGCTGTTGCTGGTGTGTGCGGTGAGCTTGTTTATCGTGGTGCGCGGTATGGCCCGGGTTGACGCCGAGCGGTAG
- a CDS encoding ABC1 kinase family protein gives MAGRKPSDDDHKAIPTSRVGRFARVAKMAGGVAGGMIAEGTRQLKAGKRPKARDMLLTPGNARRVADQLATMRGAAMKVGQILSMDTGDFLPRELADILARLRSDARYMPPGQLDQVMSDAYGEDWEALFYGFEHRPLAAASIGQVHKTMSPDGREIVLKVQYPGVATSINSDVDNIASLLKLSGLLPAELEIQPLLEDAKAQLHDEADYNKEAEFLAAFGDLLADDDRFVVPELLPDLTRKTVLAMTYVEGADIESIATLPQAERDAVMTALVELMFRELFELRMVQTDPNFANYQYNRSSGKIVLLDFGATRRFKAGFVNNYRSLAKAAIAGNEKRLLAAAEKIGYAVGDEDSEYRAMILDLFFVALEPLQHDGPYDFARSDMAARMSEMAEEITNYKDFWRTPPTDAVYFHRKLGGMFMLASRLKARVDVQQLLQQFL, from the coding sequence GTGGCCGGCCGCAAACCATCAGATGACGACCACAAAGCCATACCTACCAGCCGTGTAGGGCGGTTTGCGCGCGTGGCAAAAATGGCCGGGGGGGTGGCCGGTGGGATGATCGCCGAGGGCACCCGCCAGCTGAAGGCCGGCAAACGGCCCAAGGCTCGCGACATGCTGCTCACGCCGGGGAATGCCCGCCGGGTTGCCGATCAGTTGGCCACCATGCGCGGCGCGGCGATGAAAGTTGGGCAAATTCTGTCCATGGATACGGGCGATTTCCTGCCGCGTGAACTCGCCGACATTCTGGCTCGCCTGCGCTCAGACGCGCGCTACATGCCTCCGGGCCAGCTTGATCAGGTCATGAGTGACGCCTATGGCGAGGACTGGGAGGCGCTGTTTTATGGCTTCGAGCACAGGCCGCTGGCGGCGGCCTCCATCGGTCAGGTACACAAAACGATGTCGCCGGACGGGCGCGAGATTGTCCTCAAGGTGCAGTATCCGGGGGTGGCGACCAGTATCAATTCCGATGTGGACAATATCGCATCGTTGCTGAAACTTTCAGGCTTGCTGCCAGCGGAATTGGAAATCCAGCCGCTGTTGGAAGATGCCAAAGCGCAGCTTCACGACGAGGCAGACTACAACAAGGAGGCCGAGTTCCTCGCGGCCTTCGGCGACCTGCTGGCGGATGACGACCGTTTCGTGGTGCCCGAGCTTCTTCCCGACCTGACCCGCAAAACCGTGCTGGCCATGACCTATGTGGAGGGCGCGGACATAGAGTCAATTGCCACTTTGCCGCAGGCGGAGCGGGACGCGGTGATGACGGCGTTGGTAGAGCTGATGTTCCGGGAGTTATTCGAACTGCGCATGGTGCAGACCGACCCCAACTTCGCCAATTATCAGTACAACCGATCCAGCGGCAAGATCGTGCTGCTGGATTTTGGTGCTACCCGCCGCTTTAAGGCAGGGTTCGTCAATAATTATCGCAGCCTGGCAAAAGCGGCAATTGCCGGGAACGAGAAACGCTTGCTGGCGGCGGCAGAAAAAATTGGCTACGCCGTTGGTGATGAAGACAGTGAATACCGCGCGATGATTCTCGATCTGTTTTTCGTGGCACTGGAACCGCTGCAGCACGATGGCCCTTACGATTTCGCCCGCTCCGATATGGCGGCGAGAATGTCAGAGATGGCGGAAGAGATCACCAATTATAAGGATTTCTGGAGAACGCCCCCCACCGATGCGGTGTATTTTCACCGCAAACTGGGAGGGATGTTCATGCTCGCGAGCAGGCTCAAGGCGCGAGTCGACGTACAGCAGCTTTTACAGCAGTTCCTGTAG
- a CDS encoding beta-N-acetylhexosaminidase, producing the protein MTTLSICSSKTPENPLVLHLDIQRADNAGRLAFKLHNPMAIPLQQWHLHMDLQRQLTAADGTVLEREGSHLRLRPAQEHVLAPGGHCELALLVAPTALQRHSDLPSGCYLESEGAIYPVTLATHNLPAAKEIPLDSEPVKQLPALATLLPTPRHAVQADAVRHWPEIPVWTGPETCAGALKWVQQMLGQSWRFQHSAEKADLVCSENPGLGPEAFELNTLVSPATLQAADAEGFCRGAATLLQMLHATPGELPALNIEEGPHYSYRGLMLDCARHFHSVETLIDVLDWMALYKLNHFHWHLTDDEAWRLEIPALPELTRVGAWRGHGLTLSPQLGSGPEPYGGSYSRTDVQRVIAAAAQRGITVVPEIDIPGHCRAAIHALPDLLREAEDQSAYESVQFFDDNVLNPALPGTYEFLDKVLKEICTLFPGDKIHMGCDEVPSGAWRHSPACQALMEQEGYTSPTQLQGHLLRYAQDFLAAQGCTLVGWEEAAQGDILPTRTPMCVWSSEEMIQQVAAQGYPVISCAAPRAYLDLAWSDDPAEPGLHWAGTVNLRQSYETPPFPAGMAGGLGVQANLWGELINSREKLEYMLFPRLLATAEWGWCGQAGEAWPEFRARVAAQLETLRGMGLSPRSLDQEP; encoded by the coding sequence ATGACAACGTTGTCAATTTGTTCCTCAAAAACGCCTGAGAATCCACTGGTCCTGCACCTCGACATACAGCGAGCCGACAATGCCGGGCGCCTGGCATTCAAGCTGCACAACCCAATGGCAATACCCCTGCAGCAATGGCACCTGCATATGGACCTGCAGCGCCAGCTCACGGCGGCCGACGGTACGGTGCTGGAGCGCGAGGGCAGTCATCTCCGCCTCCGGCCTGCTCAGGAGCATGTGCTGGCGCCTGGCGGCCACTGCGAGCTGGCACTGCTCGTCGCCCCCACTGCGCTGCAGCGCCACAGCGACCTGCCATCCGGCTGCTATCTGGAGAGTGAAGGTGCGATTTATCCCGTGACCCTGGCCACTCACAATCTGCCAGCAGCTAAGGAAATCCCACTGGATAGCGAGCCCGTGAAACAACTGCCAGCGCTCGCCACCCTGCTGCCCACACCACGGCATGCGGTTCAGGCTGACGCTGTTCGCCATTGGCCAGAAATCCCGGTGTGGACTGGTCCCGAAACCTGCGCAGGCGCCCTCAAGTGGGTCCAGCAGATGTTGGGACAGTCCTGGCGCTTCCAGCACAGCGCCGAGAAAGCCGACCTGGTTTGCAGCGAAAACCCGGGCCTCGGGCCAGAGGCATTTGAGCTCAACACCCTCGTTTCTCCGGCAACGCTGCAAGCTGCGGATGCCGAGGGCTTCTGCCGCGGCGCAGCCACCCTGCTCCAGATGCTGCATGCCACCCCCGGCGAGCTGCCCGCACTGAACATCGAGGAGGGCCCACACTACAGCTACCGCGGCCTGATGCTCGATTGCGCGCGCCACTTCCATTCGGTGGAGACCCTCATCGATGTACTGGACTGGATGGCCCTCTACAAGCTCAACCACTTTCACTGGCACCTTACCGACGATGAGGCCTGGCGCCTTGAAATACCCGCCCTGCCCGAGCTGACCAGAGTGGGCGCCTGGCGCGGCCACGGGCTCACCCTGTCGCCCCAGCTGGGCAGCGGCCCAGAGCCCTACGGTGGCTCTTATAGTCGGACCGATGTGCAGCGCGTGATAGCAGCGGCAGCACAACGCGGTATTACCGTGGTACCGGAAATCGACATACCCGGTCACTGTCGCGCAGCGATTCATGCCCTGCCGGACTTGTTGCGGGAAGCGGAGGATCAATCTGCCTATGAATCTGTCCAGTTCTTTGACGACAACGTGCTGAACCCGGCCCTGCCCGGCACCTATGAATTCCTGGACAAAGTGCTGAAAGAAATCTGCACCTTGTTCCCCGGCGACAAAATCCACATGGGCTGCGACGAAGTCCCGAGTGGCGCGTGGCGCCATTCACCTGCCTGTCAGGCACTGATGGAGCAGGAAGGCTATACCAGCCCAACGCAACTACAGGGCCATCTACTGCGCTATGCGCAGGACTTTCTCGCCGCACAGGGATGCACCCTGGTTGGCTGGGAAGAAGCCGCACAGGGCGATATTCTCCCCACACGCACACCTATGTGTGTGTGGAGCAGTGAGGAGATGATCCAGCAGGTGGCGGCGCAGGGTTACCCGGTCATCAGCTGTGCAGCGCCCCGCGCTTATCTCGACCTCGCCTGGAGCGATGACCCCGCGGAGCCCGGTTTGCATTGGGCCGGCACCGTTAATCTGCGCCAGAGCTACGAGACGCCGCCCTTCCCCGCCGGCATGGCCGGTGGCCTCGGGGTGCAGGCGAATTTATGGGGCGAACTCATTAACAGCCGCGAAAAACTGGAATACATGTTGTTTCCGCGCCTGCTGGCAACGGCTGAGTGGGGCTGGTGTGGGCAGGCAGGAGAGGCATGGCCGGAGTTTCGCGCTCGTGTCGCCGCGCAACTGGAGACTCTGCGCGGGATGGGGCTGTCGCCCAGGTCACTCGACCAAGAGCCCTGA
- a CDS encoding WS/DGAT/MGAT family O-acyltransferase, whose protein sequence is MQQLSGQDAMFLHAEIDGLPQHIGGVSIYDQSTAPGGKVRFKQILEMLERRKHLSPIFRRKLQFVPGGVGRPYWVEDPDFDMEYHVRHIALPKPGDWRQLCILASRIHSVPLRRDKPMWEIYVIEGLNNVEGYPPGCFALLLKVHHCAMDGATGTQFMNIVHDLTPEISDPGEAPPWIVERPSKARMLGKAYIDAWKKPGRAIKFFRDSLPAVGRIRAGRKAGNFEEMNERQTTRFQGKISRHRVIDACRFDFEDVRAIKNASPGATINDAMLAIVGGGMRKYLDAKGESPDESLITGCPIDVRTPEERAAGGNMVGFMNVSMHTDIEQPGERLGAIHNATQAAKSYAEALGPRFAVDLTDVLPGNVLSLAIRTAAATGLSEASTMFNTIVTNVPGAPFQLYMCGAELIDSISLGPCLPNVGLFHIVYSSVQNKKGSITLSFTACRDMLPDPAFYAECLQAAFDELYAETVGK, encoded by the coding sequence ATGCAACAACTCTCCGGCCAGGACGCCATGTTCCTGCACGCAGAAATCGACGGTTTGCCCCAACACATTGGTGGGGTCAGCATTTACGATCAGTCCACTGCCCCGGGCGGCAAAGTCCGATTCAAGCAAATCCTGGAGATGCTGGAGCGGCGCAAACACCTCTCTCCCATCTTCCGCCGCAAGCTGCAGTTCGTGCCAGGCGGTGTAGGCCGGCCCTACTGGGTGGAGGATCCGGATTTCGACATGGAGTACCACGTACGCCACATCGCCCTGCCCAAGCCCGGCGACTGGCGCCAGCTGTGCATTCTCGCATCGCGCATTCACTCTGTGCCGCTGCGACGCGACAAGCCTATGTGGGAAATCTACGTGATCGAGGGGCTGAACAATGTCGAGGGTTACCCCCCTGGCTGTTTTGCCCTGCTGCTGAAAGTGCACCATTGTGCAATGGACGGCGCCACTGGCACCCAATTCATGAATATCGTCCACGACCTCACGCCTGAAATAAGCGATCCGGGCGAGGCACCCCCGTGGATAGTCGAACGCCCATCGAAGGCCCGCATGCTCGGCAAGGCCTACATTGATGCCTGGAAGAAGCCTGGGCGCGCCATAAAGTTTTTCCGCGACAGTCTCCCGGCTGTCGGCCGCATTCGCGCTGGGCGCAAGGCGGGCAACTTCGAGGAGATGAACGAGCGCCAGACCACGCGTTTCCAGGGCAAGATATCCCGACACAGAGTTATCGACGCATGCAGGTTCGATTTTGAAGACGTGCGAGCGATCAAGAATGCCAGCCCCGGCGCCACTATTAACGATGCGATGCTGGCGATCGTGGGCGGAGGCATGCGCAAGTATCTCGACGCCAAGGGCGAGTCGCCCGATGAGAGCCTGATCACAGGCTGCCCCATCGACGTTCGGACACCCGAGGAGCGCGCCGCCGGCGGGAATATGGTGGGCTTCATGAACGTGAGTATGCACACTGACATCGAGCAACCCGGTGAACGTCTGGGCGCCATTCACAATGCCACCCAAGCGGCCAAATCTTACGCCGAGGCACTCGGGCCGCGCTTCGCGGTAGACCTGACCGACGTACTCCCGGGAAATGTGCTGTCGCTGGCGATTCGCACAGCTGCTGCGACCGGTCTCTCTGAGGCGAGCACGATGTTTAATACGATCGTGACCAACGTGCCCGGAGCCCCATTTCAGCTGTATATGTGTGGCGCCGAACTCATCGACTCGATCAGCCTGGGGCCCTGCCTGCCCAATGTCGGCCTGTTCCACATTGTGTACAGCTCAGTCCAGAACAAGAAGGGCTCAATCACCCTGTCGTTCACGGCGTGCCGCGACATGCTGCCCGACCCCGCGTTTTACGCGGAGTGTCTGCAGGCAGCGTTCGATGAGTTGTACGCGGAAACGGTGGGCAAATAG
- a CDS encoding TonB-dependent receptor: MNSITSSIRKFSSNQRTFLHSSVGVLALSGALGSVQAVAQGEQALEEVVVTGIRSSLMESLDTKRYADSVVDAITAEDLGKFPDKNVADSLARITGVSVTRGFGEGEKIAVRGTSPDQNRTLLNGAAVGSADWFVLDNPSRAFNYTLLPSTIVSALEVYKSPQADIQEGSLGGTVMLRTRRPLDMDANSGVIQVQGMYSETSEEWDPNVSALYSWKNDAETLGFNISLTKQDRTMLREGQEVLGYQFQDFGMSPLWTPRAIGDAHFLQERERETALFTGQWRPTDAGELTLTYLNSELEADNTNYNRYEWFNGQAGGGTIDPTTATRVGSGVVAGSVENNYAEYYVIDRVSYSETESLDLQYSHTFDSVTMDLRVGHTEAEGGTERDRHYGFDRFLDGSDFNGLSHTPYWEGSVEDDAALETRGLGWMMEGSRIMQDEEDYASADFEIPLEWGVVNAIKVGAMYRDHDKSQDQDGTRFHFLSDAMHSDDATEYSGGSDTSGWDRWLWGNLNAGTLGDYTRGRDGAPFPLMDLGRANSVIYPTEAYENATVFQFLPDTWDVNEEIMAAYFKADFEADAIRGNFGVRVVQTDVASTGYNWEGDWVAASLDMVGGYDLLVDLFDPRDDFNVRQETVDHDYTEVLPNLNLSMDMSEDSVLRFSAAKVMARPDYIKIANQEGYNIDTASGTRGNPELDPETANQFDVAYEWYFADAALLAVTYFNKDISDSIINSTSVEKRTNDRTGQQVDVLFVQPENGKGAEVQGLEFSYQQNFGNFGVIANYTYTDADSKDDRDAVNNPGSGLVVGASEHMTNLTGFYENDWLSARLSYNWRSEWYDGLSEFGSEMYVDDYGQLDTSVVFGVGESWDIVLEGINITGEEQEQYHIDDGRPARLYDNGARYVIGFNYHF; encoded by the coding sequence GTGAATAGCATCACTTCCAGTATTCGTAAGTTCAGCAGCAACCAGCGTACGTTCCTGCACAGCTCTGTGGGCGTGCTCGCTCTCAGCGGTGCATTGGGTTCAGTGCAGGCCGTTGCCCAGGGAGAGCAGGCACTTGAAGAGGTTGTCGTGACCGGCATCCGCAGCAGCCTGATGGAGTCTCTGGATACCAAGCGTTACGCCGACTCGGTGGTAGACGCGATCACCGCTGAAGATCTGGGTAAGTTCCCCGACAAGAACGTGGCAGATTCTCTGGCGCGCATTACCGGTGTCTCTGTGACTCGCGGTTTCGGCGAAGGCGAGAAGATCGCTGTACGCGGCACCTCTCCTGACCAGAACCGCACCTTGCTCAACGGCGCAGCCGTGGGCTCTGCTGACTGGTTTGTACTGGACAACCCGTCTCGCGCATTCAACTACACATTGTTGCCTTCCACGATTGTGTCCGCCCTTGAGGTCTACAAATCACCACAGGCTGACATTCAGGAAGGCTCCCTCGGTGGCACTGTAATGCTGCGCACCCGTCGTCCACTGGATATGGATGCGAACAGTGGTGTGATCCAGGTGCAGGGCATGTACTCTGAAACTTCCGAGGAGTGGGATCCGAATGTCTCCGCCCTGTACTCCTGGAAGAACGATGCCGAGACCCTGGGCTTCAATATCTCGCTGACCAAGCAGGATCGCACGATGCTGCGTGAAGGTCAGGAAGTACTGGGCTACCAGTTCCAGGATTTCGGTATGTCACCTCTGTGGACGCCCCGCGCCATTGGCGACGCCCACTTCCTGCAGGAGCGTGAGCGTGAAACTGCGCTCTTTACAGGCCAGTGGCGCCCCACCGATGCAGGCGAGCTGACCCTGACTTACCTGAACTCCGAACTCGAGGCCGACAACACCAACTACAACCGCTATGAGTGGTTCAACGGCCAGGCGGGTGGCGGCACGATCGACCCAACAACGGCTACTCGCGTTGGCAGCGGTGTTGTTGCCGGCAGCGTGGAAAACAACTATGCCGAGTACTACGTCATTGATCGTGTCTCCTACAGTGAGACCGAGTCGCTCGACCTGCAGTACAGCCACACCTTTGACAGCGTCACAATGGACCTGCGTGTCGGTCACACTGAAGCTGAGGGCGGCACCGAGCGTGACCGTCATTACGGTTTCGACCGTTTCCTGGACGGCTCAGATTTCAATGGCTTGAGCCACACCCCTTACTGGGAAGGTTCAGTTGAAGATGACGCGGCACTTGAGACTCGCGGCCTGGGCTGGATGATGGAAGGCTCGCGCATCATGCAAGACGAGGAAGACTACGCGTCTGCCGATTTCGAAATCCCCCTGGAGTGGGGTGTGGTCAACGCCATCAAGGTCGGTGCAATGTACCGTGACCACGACAAGAGCCAGGACCAGGACGGAACACGTTTCCACTTCCTGTCTGACGCCATGCATTCTGACGATGCCACCGAGTACAGCGGCGGTTCCGACACCTCCGGGTGGGATCGCTGGCTGTGGGGCAACCTGAACGCAGGCACCCTGGGTGACTACACCCGTGGCCGCGACGGTGCACCGTTCCCGTTGATGGATCTGGGTCGCGCTAATTCAGTGATTTACCCCACCGAAGCATACGAAAATGCCACTGTTTTCCAGTTCCTGCCAGACACCTGGGATGTGAACGAGGAAATCATGGCGGCCTATTTCAAGGCTGATTTCGAGGCGGACGCAATTCGCGGTAACTTCGGTGTCCGCGTGGTGCAAACCGACGTGGCCTCCACCGGTTACAACTGGGAAGGCGACTGGGTAGCTGCCAGCCTGGATATGGTTGGCGGTTACGACCTGCTGGTTGATCTCTTCGACCCACGCGACGATTTCAATGTGCGCCAGGAGACTGTGGATCACGACTACACGGAAGTCCTGCCCAACCTGAATCTGTCCATGGATATGAGCGAAGACAGCGTGCTGCGCTTCTCCGCCGCCAAGGTAATGGCGCGTCCTGACTACATCAAGATTGCGAACCAGGAAGGCTACAACATCGACACGGCCTCCGGCACCCGGGGCAACCCTGAGCTGGATCCAGAAACGGCCAATCAGTTTGATGTCGCCTACGAGTGGTACTTCGCGGATGCAGCGCTGCTGGCCGTGACCTACTTCAACAAGGACATCAGCGACAGCATTATCAACAGCACCTCGGTTGAGAAGCGCACCAACGACCGCACCGGTCAGCAGGTTGACGTACTGTTTGTGCAGCCTGAAAACGGCAAGGGCGCCGAAGTACAGGGCCTGGAATTCAGCTACCAGCAGAATTTCGGTAACTTTGGTGTGATCGCCAACTACACCTACACCGATGCTGACAGCAAGGACGATCGCGACGCCGTTAACAACCCGGGTTCGGGCCTGGTGGTGGGTGCTTCCGAGCACATGACCAACCTGACAGGCTTCTACGAAAACGATTGGCTGAGTGCTCGCCTGTCCTACAACTGGCGTTCCGAGTGGTACGACGGCCTGTCTGAGTTCGGTTCCGAAATGTATGTCGACGACTACGGCCAGCTGGACACCAGCGTGGTATTCGGTGTCGGTGAGAGCTGGGACATCGTACTCGAAGGCATCAACATTACCGGTGAAGAACAGGAGCAGTACCACATCGATGACGGCCGCCCCGCGCGCCTCTACGACAACGGTGCTCGCTACGTGATTGGCTTTAATTATCACTTCTGA